A portion of the Stigmatopora argus isolate UIUO_Sarg chromosome 15, RoL_Sarg_1.0, whole genome shotgun sequence genome contains these proteins:
- the LOC144089405 gene encoding uncharacterized protein LOC144089405 codes for MSLSLSLLLCYICCTAEAQTLIYNISSVPHLEVTPDNPVTTGQNVILNCTLPSWLDNCTSYLERKEEEIWNVVIEGTNLTLSEPQQSGIYRCLAQMNQYRWYSRSHAVYIVCINPLVNSQDNVGIGALALSLLAVVMNMTTVFWLCWQRARDKGGVANTGAKGLQRSGKDTTGGLPQLENAGQVYMNYSNTNLTYTDLDPTRMNSDSTYSVLS; via the exons ATGTCCCTTTCACTCTCACTCCTCTTATGCTACATCTGCTGCACAG CGGAAGCCCAAACACTGATTTACAACATTTCATCTG TGCCTCATCTGGAAGTTACACCAGACAACCCAGTGACAACGGGACAGAATGTCATCCTGAACTGCACCTTACCAAGCTGGCTCGATAATTGTACCAGTTACTTGGAACGAAAGGAAGAAGAGATTTGGAACGTAGTGATTGAGGGAACCAATCTCACCCTGAGTGAGCCTCAGCAGAGCGGTATATACCGCTGCCTTGCTCAAATGAATCAATACAGGTGGTACAGTCGCAGCCATGCGGTCTATATTGTCTGCATTAATCCATTGGTTAATAGTCAAG ATAATGTCGGAATAGGTGCTTTGGCTCTGTCTCTTCTGGCCGTGGTCATGAATATGACGACCGTGTTTTGGCTGTGCTGGCAAAGGGCTAGAGACAAGGGGGGTGTTGCCAACACTGGAGCTAAAG gTTTGCAGAGGTCTGGAAAGGACACAAC GGGAGGGCTTCCCCAGTTGGAGAACGCTGGACAGGTTTATATGAACTACTCCAACACAAACCTAACCTACACGGATCTGGATCCCACAAGAATGAACTCGGATAGCACATACTCAGTTCTGTCATGA